A single window of Athene noctua chromosome 1, bAthNoc1.hap1.1, whole genome shotgun sequence DNA harbors:
- the LOC141970054 gene encoding left-right determination factor 2-like: MDVRFTWMLCMLCLVVMVQAFTQDRFKEVLLKQLGLSEVPKLHKRDLVDLVIPDHVKNKYISMLKRHRVKRRALPSLAGILRGIPGNTEVLYSDTTTRQNLIFDMEGRIPKNSEVTMAELKLFKKPLDRENLPAKQSHRPISNARVSVYWVQRQHDGTNRTSLIDSRLVPIRESGWKNFDVTQAVHYWLRNKRREPMFLEVWIEGERVGSHASEIAKAVHFTSQDPKDKALSKPELVLYTLDLEDYGGPGDCKEEVVMGKSTCCRQKHYINFRELAWTQYWIIEPAGYQAYRCSGGCLQPPSSLWRFGYGERACAVAESSPLPVMYLVKRGNRTEIEAAEFPNMVIEKCSCVTDGMALV; this comes from the exons ATGGACGTGAGGTTCACTTGGATGCTCTGCATGCTCTGCCTGGTTGTCATGGTCCAAGCGTTTACCCAGGACAGGTTCAAGGAGGTGTTGCTGAAGCAGCTGGGGCTCTCTGAGGTCCCTAAACTTCATAAGAGAGACTTGGTGGATCTGGTTATCCCAGACCACGTAAAGAACAAATACATCTCCATGCTGAAGCGCCACAGAGTGAAGCGCCGAGCTTTGCCGAGCCTGGCTGGCATCCTCAGGGGGATCCCTGGCAACACAG AAGTCCTCTACTCTGACACCACCACGCGTCAGAACCTGATCTTTGACATGGAGGGCAGAATACCTAAAAACAGTGAAGTGACAATGGCTGAACTGAAACTCTTCAAAAAGCCTCTGGACAGAGAAAACCTGCCTGCCAAGCAGTCTCACAGGCCCATCTCCAATGCCAGAGTCAGCGTATACTGGGTGCAACGGCAGCACGATGGTACCAACAGGACCTCCCTGATAGATTCCAG GCTGGTTCCTATACGTGAGTCGGGCTGGAAGAACTTTGATGTGACGCAGGCCGTACATTACTGGCTGCGAAACAAGAGGCGGGAGCCAATGTTCCTGGAGGTCTGGATTGAAGGAGAAAGGGTCGGCAGCCATGCCTCAGAAATAGCCAAAGCCGTGCATTTCACCTCTCAGGACCCCAAGGATAAAGCCCTCAGCAAACCTGAATTGGTGCTTTACACCCTTGACTTGGAAGACTATGG GGGCCCCGGGGACTGCAAGGAGGAGGTGGTGATGGGGAAGTCCACCTGCTGCCGGCAGAAGCACTACATCAACTTCCGTGAGCTCGCCTGGACGCAGTACTGGATCATCGAGCCCGCAGGGTACCAGGCTTACCGGTGCTCAgggggctgcctgcagccccccagctcgCTGTGGCGCTTTGGCTATGGGGAGCGCGCCTGCGCCGTGGCAGAGAGCTCCCCGCTCCCTGTGATGTACCTCGTCAAGAGGGGCAACCGCACTGAGATCGAAGCGGCCGAGTTTCCCAACATGGTCATCGAGAAGTGCAGCTGTGTCACGGATGGCATGGCGCTGGTGTGA
- the SDE2 gene encoding splicing regulator SDE2: MALLLLRDPLAPRARLWPLPPGGGGSVRDLLRDRARELNIPEESLYVKCNGRLVNDEDALQNGAVYSLEPRLCGGKGGFGSMLRALGAQIEKTTNREACRDLSGRRLRDVNHEKAMAEWVKQQAEREAEKEQRRLERLQRKLAEPKHFFTNPDYQQQCHEMAERLEDSVLKGLQATSSRIVSAESGNSRKRPGESGKNGAKSRKRRCFWLGLEGLDDPDSSDCEDDSEDDSPHTSDGSCPSGSRYNENAGNANECSSSSLDSVEDSPATSATEKPLEQPEGTGRDLQGETHTGGQTEIPAEESSKITKPLMDEAQEKNEVTQALKEEKQENVSSKAQEMNQLQSTEVEPIDLLAFNSAAEMEALGLDKLKMQLMSLGLKCGGTLKERAARLFSVRGLSRDQIDPALFAKPSKGKKK, from the exons atggcgctgctgctgctgcgggacCCGTTGGCTCCCCGGGCGCGGCTGTGGCCGCTGCCTCCCGGCGGTGGCGGCTCGGTGCGCGACCTCCTCCGCGATCGCGCTCGGGAGCTG AATATTCCTGAAGAAAGCTTGTATGTGAAATGTAATGGGCGACTGGTTAATGATGAAGATGCATTGCAGAATGGAGCTGTTTATAGTCTGGAACCAAGACTCTGTGGTGGAAAAGGAG GGTTTGGATCTATGCTGCGAGCACTTGGTGCTCAGATTGAAAAGACAACAAATAGAGAGGCTTGCCGAGATCTCAGTGGAAGGAGACTTCGAGATGTCAATCATGAAAAAGC GATGGCTGAATGGGTGAAGCAGCAAGCAGAACGGGAAGCAGAGAAAGAGCAAAGGCGCTTGGAAAGGCTGCAGCGGAAACTTGCAGAGCCAAAGCACTTTTTCACAAATCCGGACTATCAGCAGCAGTGTCATGAAATGGCTGAGCGACTAGAAGATTCAGTCCTTAAAG GATTGCAGGCCACTTCAAGCAGAATAGTGTCAGCAGAAAGTGGCAATAGCCGGAAGCGTCCAGGTGAATCTGGAAAGAATGGAGCAAAATCTCGAAAAAGAAGATGTTTTTG GCTGGGATTGGAAGGATTGGATGATCCTGACAGTTCAGATTGTGAGGATGACAGTGAAGATGACTCCCCTCACACATCTGATGGAAGTTGTCCGTCAGGCAGCAGATATAATGAAAATGCTGGAAACGCAAACGAATGTTCTAGCAGCTCTCTGGATTCAGTAGAGGATAGTCCAGCTACCAGTGCAACTGAAAAACCACTGGAGCAGCCAGAAGGTACTGGAAGAGATCTGCAAGGAGAGACACACACAGGTGGGCAGACTGAAATCCCAGCTGAAGAAAGCAGTAAAATTACAAAGCCCTTGATGGATGAGGCCCAAGAAAAGAATGAAGTAACCCAGGCTCTGAAAGAAGAGAAGcaggaaaatgtttcttctaaGGCACAGGAAATGAACCAGTTACAGAGCACA gaGGTGGAACCAATAGACCTACTGGCATTCAACTCTGCTGCTGAAATGGAAGCCCTGGGTTTAGACAAACTGAAGATGCAATTGATGTCTTTAGGACTGAAATGTGGAGGCACTTTAAAGGAAAGAGCAGCAAGGCTTTTTTCAGTGAGAGGTCTGTCTAGAGACCAGATTGATCCTGCCTTATTTGCCAAGCcatctaaagggaaaaaaaagtga